The Psychrobacter arenosus region GTCAGTTAGAAGACCCAGCAGCTTACCTAAAACGTGTTAATGAGCTGTTGTTGAAATAATACCAGTAGTTTAGCTAATGAATAATTAGCCTACAGATGCAGGATAACGTGCAAATAAAAAAGGATGCCTTAGGGTGTCCTTTTTTCCTCCCTTTTTCTTAGCCTCTTTCTCTTCTTCTTATTGCCGTTACAAATCCGCCTTACTCCGCAGCGACCGAATCTATTACAATGTTTCTCCTATAGACGCGGCGGATGCTCCTAAAAATGGGACGGGTATGAATTGCAAATAAGCGAGAGACTAGGCTATCTTTTATAGCCTTAGATTGCCTATACTATTGCTACCTTGCTGACCCGCTGTCTGATAAAATTTGCTGTCATGTTCACCTTACTGTTTGCCAATTCACTAATAGTCTTAGGATTGACTGACCGCAGCTACGCACCCCGCATTTTTCTTATTATCATGTTATCGATGACCGATAGAGGCTGTATTCTTTGTCCCTTGCGTCGCTAAAAACCATCTCGCTCCAGCGATTTTCGCTTAATTTTGCTGCTAATATTTTCGCTGCTCTGTGGATGCTCGCAGGGTCTACGCGTGCCTTTGGTTGGGTAAAGCCTACCTTCTTGCAGTTTTTAGTGTTTGCTACTTTAGCTTTGAGCAGCAACGTCTTGTTTTCTTGGCTTGCTGCTGAAAACGGCAGCGTCTTTAATGAGCAAGGTCTAATTAGCTATTTGATTTGGCCGACGATTATTATCTTAGCAGGTATTATTCTAGCTCGGCGCTCAGGCAATCCTGGGGTAGTATTCGTCCCTGCAGTCTTATGGTTAACCGCCGATACTATGTTGGCCTTGCTACAGAGTTTCGTGCAATTTCTGGGAACGCGAGGTTGGTTGCCCGATTGGAGCTATTCGCTCTTACCGGTATTATTTCTAATCCTATTTTTATGGCAAACGGTGGCACTGTTATGGATATTTTCCAGACGCCTACGCACGCCATGGTGGGAGCGTATTTTAGTATTGATTGGGGCTGCCGCGCTATTGACAGTTTGGCAAAATAACGTCGCCGATCAGCCTATATTTAAGCTAATGCCCGTACAACCCGTGGTAGAGGAAGCCGCCTTATACCGTCAGCCGGTTTTATTACAAGAGGCATTGACCGCAGTAGATGCGAGCACGCCAGGTAAGACCGACTGGTATTTTATGGGAGTGGCTGGGTTTGCCGGGCAAGATGTCTTTCGCTCCGAAATCAATCAAGTGCGACAGCTTTTTGACGTGCGTTTTGGCACTAGCGATCATTCCTTATCGCTCATTAACAACAAGTACAGTTGGTTGGATGAGCCGATAGCGACCAAGACCAGTATTAAGCAGGCGTTGATGCGCTTGGGTCAGCAGATGGATGCTGATGAAGACGTCTTGTTTTTAGCGTTATCCTCGCACGGCGATCGCGATGTGCTGCTGTTAGAGAATGAGCCGGTCGATATGGAAAACTTAGACCCGATTTGGCTGCGTAAAGCTTTGGATGAGGCAGGAATTCGCTGGCGAGTCATTGTGGTTTCTTCTTGCTACTCGGGGTCGTTTATTGAGGCATTGGCTTCACCGACCACCGCCATTATTACTGCCTCTGCGCCCGATAAAATGTCTTTTGGCTGTACCAATACGGCGGAAATGACTTACTTTGGCGAAGCATTCTTTGCTGAGAGTCTGCGCAATAATACGAGCTTTTCCGCAGCGTTTAAAGCCGCCAAAAAACGTATCCATGAGCGCGAGTCGTTGATGGGCTTTGAGCCCTCAGAGCCGCAAATGGTCGTTGGCAAATTGATGCAGACTGCGTTACCCGCTTTTGAGCAAGCCTTATTTATCCAAGGTCGTGCCCCTAGCGAGCAAAACTTACAGCCTATTGCGCAATCTTTACCGCTAGAGAGTACTAGCGATACTATGGCGATTACTATAGCCGACCCTGAGTAGCTGATTTTTATTATAGATAATCTTAGCCTATATAAAATCGTTACTCCCTCTTTAGCCTACTTTTAAGGCTCTTTTAGCCTGCAGCTTAATAGCCCGTTATTTATAAGAATTACTAACAGCATATTGAGAGACTATTATGACCAATTTAACTTTGACCAGTGACAACCGCTGCTTTGAAGGGCAGCAACGTTATTATTCGCATGAGTCTACTAGCACTGGCACGGCCATGTCCTTTAGTATCTATTTGCCGGATGAAGCGGTAGCGGGGCAAACGTGTCCTGCGCTGTTATACCTATCGGGTCTAACTTGTAATGCCGATAACGTCACGCATAAAGGGCATTTTCAGCGCTTATGTAGCGAGCTTGGCATGATTTTTATCGCGCCAGATACTTCGCCAAGAGGTGAAGAGGTGCCGAATGATGAGCGCTATTATGTTGGTCAAGGAGCGAGCTATTACGTCGATGCGAAATG contains the following coding sequences:
- a CDS encoding C13 family peptidase, with the protein product MSLASLKTISLQRFSLNFAANIFAALWMLAGSTRAFGWVKPTFLQFLVFATLALSSNVLFSWLAAENGSVFNEQGLISYLIWPTIIILAGIILARRSGNPGVVFVPAVLWLTADTMLALLQSFVQFLGTRGWLPDWSYSLLPVLFLILFLWQTVALLWIFSRRLRTPWWERILVLIGAAALLTVWQNNVADQPIFKLMPVQPVVEEAALYRQPVLLQEALTAVDASTPGKTDWYFMGVAGFAGQDVFRSEINQVRQLFDVRFGTSDHSLSLINNKYSWLDEPIATKTSIKQALMRLGQQMDADEDVLFLALSSHGDRDVLLLENEPVDMENLDPIWLRKALDEAGIRWRVIVVSSCYSGSFIEALASPTTAIITASAPDKMSFGCTNTAEMTYFGEAFFAESLRNNTSFSAAFKAAKKRIHERESLMGFEPSEPQMVVGKLMQTALPAFEQALFIQGRAPSEQNLQPIAQSLPLESTSDTMAITIADPE